A window of Corallococcus macrosporus DSM 14697 contains these coding sequences:
- a CDS encoding Ppx/GppA phosphatase family protein, whose product MSRFATIDVGSNSVLLLVAERTPEGRFEAVRERAEITRLGRGVDATRKLSTEGMEATLQVLESFAREARELGAQGIAVSATSAARDAENGAEFLAAAKARADVAVEIISGAMEAELSYAAVHADFAADAAGPLLVLDIGGGSTEFIYGNRGGHVDFRHSFDVGAVRMTERFVRSDPMTPEDRASVEAHLRDTFRALPAPPPGAALVGVAGTVTTLYAVRHAIQPYVAERVHGGTLSLGELSALTHRLCTLPLEQRRALPGMQPKRADVIPAGALILLEAVRALKLEACRVSDRGLRWGLLAHRFGAGATSS is encoded by the coding sequence ATGTCGCGCTTCGCCACCATCGATGTCGGCAGCAACTCCGTCCTCCTGCTCGTCGCCGAGCGCACGCCGGAGGGCCGCTTCGAGGCCGTGCGCGAGCGCGCGGAAATCACCCGGCTGGGCCGGGGCGTGGACGCGACGCGCAAGCTCTCCACCGAGGGCATGGAGGCGACGCTCCAGGTGCTGGAGTCCTTCGCCCGCGAGGCGCGCGAGCTGGGCGCCCAGGGCATCGCCGTGTCCGCCACCAGCGCAGCGCGGGACGCGGAGAACGGCGCGGAGTTCCTCGCCGCCGCCAAGGCGCGCGCGGACGTGGCGGTGGAAATCATCTCCGGCGCCATGGAGGCGGAGCTGTCCTACGCCGCGGTGCACGCGGACTTCGCGGCGGACGCGGCGGGCCCCCTGCTGGTGCTCGACATCGGCGGCGGCTCCACGGAGTTCATCTACGGCAACCGCGGCGGGCACGTGGACTTCCGCCACAGCTTCGACGTGGGCGCGGTGCGCATGACGGAGCGCTTCGTGCGCTCGGACCCGATGACGCCCGAGGACCGCGCGAGCGTCGAGGCCCACCTGCGCGACACCTTCCGCGCCCTCCCCGCCCCGCCGCCCGGCGCGGCCCTGGTGGGCGTGGCGGGCACGGTGACGACGCTCTACGCCGTGCGGCACGCCATCCAGCCCTACGTCGCCGAGCGGGTCCACGGCGGCACGCTGTCCCTCGGCGAGCTGTCCGCCCTGACGCACCGCCTGTGCACCCTGCCGCTGGAGCAGCGGCGCGCCCTGCCCGGCATGCAGCCCAAGCGCGCGGACGTCATCCCCGCGGGCGCCCTCATCCTGCTCGAAGCGGTGAGGGCCCTGAAGCTGGAGGCCTGCCGGGTGAGTGACAGGGGCCTGCGCTGGGGGCTGCTCGCGCACCGCTTTGGAGCCGGAGCCACCTCTTCATGA